The following nucleotide sequence is from Pseudobdellovibrionaceae bacterium.
CTCCTGGTAATTATATCTTTTCGGTATTGGTTTTGCCGAGGCTTAGAGGAGATTGAAACGAGGGCTCGTTTTATTGCCGATAAAACGAAGAAGTTTTGGTCACGTCAGGCCAGGTCAAAACTCATAAATGAATGTTCGATTTACTGTCTAAGATCTCGTCGCGCCCCAAAACAAAACGCCTCTGAAAGAGGCGTTCAGGTTAAGATCAGATCTCTAAAGCCCGCAGATTAGCGGTCCGAAGCCGGAACCCACTTGAGGCCTTCATTGCCCGTCCACTGTCCGCGAGGACGGTAAATTCGGTTGTTGGCGTATTGCTCGAAAATGTGCGCCAACCACCCAGACACCCGGGAAACGGCAAAAATGGGAGTGTAAAGATCCAAGGGAATACCCAAGCTGTAATAAACCGTGGCTGAATAAAAATCCACGTTAGGAAGCAATCCCTTTTCGCGCTCAACTGTATCGTGGATGACTTTGGACATTTCAAACCAGTGAGCCTGGTTGGTTTTCTTGGTCATCATTTGGCTCATGCCACTGAGGATTTTCGCCCGTGGGTCGCCGTTCTTGTAAACCCGGTGACCAAAGCCCATGACCTTTTTCTTTTGATCAAGAGCTTCGCGCACCCACTTGGTAGCCCCATCGACCGTGCCTATTTCTTTAAGCATGCGCATGACCTGCTCATTGGCTCCACCGTGAAGAGGACCCTTTAGAGCCCCAATGGCCGACGTCACCGCCGAATAGATGTCACTCAAAGAAGATGAAGTCACTCGGGCAGAAAAGGCCGAACAGTTGAGCTCGTGATCAGCATGGAGGATCAAACAAACGTCAAAAACCCGCACCGTATCAGCATCGGGCTCTTCTCCCGTCATCATGTACAAAAAGTTCCAGGCCAGGCTTTTATCGGCCTTTGGAGCCACATAGGCTTTGCCCTGGCGGGTGCGCTCAAATAAGGCAACCAGTGTTCCCATTCTGGCTGTCAATCGCATGGCCACATTCTTTTGAGCTTGCTCTGTTTCACCCTGTGCTTCTTTATCCCACAGAGCCAACATGGAGCAGCCCGTACGCAACCAGGCCATGGGATGAACATCCTTGGTGGGTAAAGCCTGAAGCTGCTTCACCAACTCGGCATCTAGCCCCATGTCCTTGCTTAGCTCGGCACAAAAACTGGCCAACTCATCGGCCTTGGGAAGACGGTTGTTCCACAAAAGAAAAACCACTTCTTCAAAGTTGGAGTTTTCTGCCAGGTCTTCAATCGTATAGCCACGAAAACAGAGTGTGGTGTCGACAATTGATGAAATCGCTGTGGTACAGGCAATAACACCTTCAAGACCGCGATCAACAGCACCGGCATAAACTTCGGACATAGAATGGAATCCTTTCGAATAAAGTGGGTTTCACAGAGTCGGGACAACCTGAGAAACTCTTATTGTATCCGATTTTCCTTACCATTCAATCAAGCCTAGCCTCAAGGACTGGACCTTAATTTTCCTTAGGAAATCCCCACTCGTCATTGTGCGTCGGAATGGGTGAACTTGTGTCGCTTTCAGGCTAGTTTTTGGCCAACTTGATCACTCGGTCTTTCACT
It contains:
- a CDS encoding citrate synthase (catalyzes the formation of citrate from acetyl-CoA and oxaloacetate); its protein translation is MSEVYAGAVDRGLEGVIACTTAISSIVDTTLCFRGYTIEDLAENSNFEEVVFLLWNNRLPKADELASFCAELSKDMGLDAELVKQLQALPTKDVHPMAWLRTGCSMLALWDKEAQGETEQAQKNVAMRLTARMGTLVALFERTRQGKAYVAPKADKSLAWNFLYMMTGEEPDADTVRVFDVCLILHADHELNCSAFSARVTSSSLSDIYSAVTSAIGALKGPLHGGANEQVMRMLKEIGTVDGATKWVREALDQKKKVMGFGHRVYKNGDPRAKILSGMSQMMTKKTNQAHWFEMSKVIHDTVEREKGLLPNVDFYSATVYYSLGIPLDLYTPIFAVSRVSGWLAHIFEQYANNRIYRPRGQWTGNEGLKWVPASDR